A genomic window from Punica granatum isolate Tunisia-2019 chromosome 2, ASM765513v2, whole genome shotgun sequence includes:
- the LOC116197094 gene encoding cyclin-dependent kinase inhibitor 5-like produces the protein MGKYIRKAKTAGPDLAAAMESSLGVRTRAKTLAAAAAAAASGGRSQSPSPPPAAANYLQLRSRRLLKPPIAVSKRQRQTQKVSCQIPDPNPVTRASSRLRPGSTESISSFLNNNAAGGEDAQKKEPADELSCREDSVADDENKVCSKCELGGAGEASFGDNVLEFEGRDRGTRESTPCSLVRDPDVIRTPGSSTRPTTVLEGANRRVSDTEHRHIPTSHEMDEFFAGAEEEQQRSFIEKYNFDPVNDKPLPGRYEWEKLEPKRR, from the exons aTGGGAAAGTACATTCGCAAGGCCAAGACGGCGGGCCCCGACTTGGCCGCCGCCATGGAATCCTCCCTCGGCGTCCGCACCCGCGCCAAGACCCTCGCCGCTGCCGCCGCTGCTGCCGCCTCCGGTGGCCGCTCCCAGTCACCATCCCCTCCTCCGGCCGCCGCCAACTACCTCCAGCTCCGCAGCCGACGCCTCCTCAAGCCCCCAATCGCCGTCTCCAAGCGCCAGCGGCAGACCCAGAAGGTGTCCTGCCAAATACCCGACCCTAACCCCGTAACCAGGGCCAGCTCGAGGCTGAGGCCGGGCTCCACCGAGTCCATCAGCTCCTTTCTGAATAACAACGCCGCCGGCGGTGAAGACGCTCAGAAGAAGGAGCCGGCGGATGAGTTGAGTTGCAGGGAGGACTCTGTGGCGGACGACGAGAACAAGGTCTGCAGCAAATGTGAGTTGGGCGGTGCCGGCGAGGCCTCTTTTGGGGACAATGTCTTGGAGTTTGAAGGTAGAGATAG GGGAACAAGGGAATCAACTCCCTGTAGTTTGGTACGGGACCCAGACGTTATTAGAACCCCAGGGTCCAGTACCCGGCCCACTACAGTCTTAGAAGGAGCTAACAGGAGAGTAAGCGATACAGAGCATAGACACATCCCAACATCACATGAAATGGATGAGTTCTTCGCTGGTGCAGAAGAAGAGCAGCAAAGAAGCTTCATTGAGAA GTATAACTTTGATCCCGTGAATGACAAGCCACTCCCAGGGCGATATGAATGGGAAAAGTTGGAACCTAAAAGGAGATGA